In a single window of the Scyliorhinus torazame isolate Kashiwa2021f chromosome 2, sScyTor2.1, whole genome shotgun sequence genome:
- the gbx2 gene encoding homeobox protein GBX-2: MFADFSPLTVMQRPLGTSTAFSIDSLIGTSPQPSTGHFVYTGYPMFMPYRPVVLPPPALPQASLQHSLHAVPTPQHHHPVSNLAGSLSNGFCTSLGQGMAVTTLMATLPGTGEGSRSFPSSQHQEPARKFMQALVTLDKAEGGMQQEGEEGKDSSAGLFPVAEAVHAVIGSVTSSRGQGKDDFKVDDDSKSKEENFSMDSDLDYSSDENLAAPALHKGEEPCPGLEEGGHANTANPANTATGKNRRRRTAFTSEQLLELEKEFHCKKYLSLTERSQIAHSLKLSEVQVKIWFQNRRAKWKRVKAGNANSKSGEPNRNPKIVVPIPVHVSRFAIRSQHQQLEQPRP; the protein is encoded by the exons ATGTTTGCCGACTTCAGCCCATTGACTGTGATGCAGCGACCACTGGGAACGAGCACTGCCTTCAGCATAGACTCTCTGATAGGCACCAGCCCCCAGCCCAGCACTGGGCACTTCGTCTACACCGGCTACCCTATGTTCATGCCCTACAGGCCGGTGGTCCTGCCCCCGCCTGCCCTCCCCCAGGCATCTCTCCAGCACAGCCTCCACGCCGTGCCAACCCCCCAGCACCACCACCCGGTGAGCAACCTGGCCGGCTCACTCTCCAACGGCTTCTGCACCAGTCTGGGCCAGGGGATGGCGGTCACCACGCTCATGGCCACACTGCCGGGCACCGGGGAAGGCAGCCGCAGTTTCCCGTCCTCCCAGCACCAGGAGCCGGCCAGGAAGTTCATGCAGGCCCTGGTCACCCTGGACAAGGCTGAAGGCGGGATGCAGCAGGAGGGGGAGGAAGGCAAGGACAGCTCGGCTGGTTTATTCCCGGTGGCTGAGGCCGTGCACGCAGTTATCG GTTCTGTCACCTCGAGTCGGGGCCAAGGGAAGGACGATTTTAAGGTGGACGATGATTCCAAGAGCAAAGAGGAGAATTTCTCCATGGACAGTGACCTCGATTACAGTTCGGATGAAAACCTGGCGGCGCCGGCGCTTCACAAGGGAGAGGAGCCGTGCCCGGGGCTAGAGGAGGGCGGCCATGCCAACACAGCCAACCCGGCAAACACGGCGACGGGCAAGAACCGGAGGAGAAGAACGGCCTTCACCAGCGAGCAACTGCTGGAGCTGGAGAAGGAGTTTCACTGCAAGAAGTACCTGTCGCTGACCGAGCGCTCCCAGATCGCCCACTCCCTCAAGCTGAGCGAGGTGCAGGTGAAAATCTGGTTCCAGAACCGGAGGGCCAAGTGGAAAAGGGTGAAAGCAGGCAACGCGAACTCCAAATCTGGGGAACCCAACAGAAACCCCAAGATTGTTGTGCCCATCCCTGTACACGTCAGCAGGTTTGCCATCAGAAGTCAGCACCAGCAACTGGAGCAACCGAGAccttga